The genome window AACAAGCAAAAGGAGGTAACAGTTTAATGGGTCGTCCACAAAAGTTAACAGAAGCCATACCCAGTTTATGGCGAATTTTACAGCGCTTTTCTCCTTATATACGCAAACAACAACCATTAATCCTAATTTCCATGACAGCATTGTTTTGTGAAATTGGACTGCGATTAATAGAGCCTTTACCGTTAAAATTTGTCTTTGATGAGATTTTTGCAGAACAAACCAACGGAACATTAAATAACTTTCCCTATGTTGAAACCTTAGATACTCGCATCCTTATTATAGGTTCGGCGATCGCCCTATTTCTCATTACGGCTTTAAGAGGTTTAGCAGCCTATTGGAATACGGTGGGGTTTGCCTTGGTGGGTAATCGTGTATTAACGGAAGTTCGTAGTGTCCTTTATTGTCATCTACAAACCCTGTCCCTATCCTTTCATAACAGTTCCCGTGGTGGAGATTTAACTTTACGGGTAATCAGTGATGTGGGTTTACTCCAAGAAATAACCGTTACCGCCCTACTACCTTTGTTGGCAAACTGTTTTATTTTAATCGGCATGGTGGGCATAATGTTCTGGCTTAATATTCAATTAGCCCTGCTTACCTTCGCAATGATTCCCCTATTTTGGTTTGTAACCATTCGTCTGAGTAGTCGAATCCGCAAAGTTTCTAAACAACAACGTCGCCGAGAAGGGGCAATGGCATCCACCACCGCTGAATCCATGAATGCTATCAAAATCGTTCAAGCCCTATCATTGGAAGATCAATTTGCTTCTGTGTTTACAGGGCAGAATAAAAAAAATCTGAAGGATGGGGTAAAAGCCAAACGCCTAGCGGCAAATTTGGAACGGACAGTAGATGTCTTAATTGGTCTTGGTACGTCTTTGGTATTATGGCGTGGGGCAGAATTGGTGTTGAATAATGCCTTGACTCCGGGGGATTTATTAATTTTTCTTTCTTATCTTAAAAATGCCTTTAAACCTGTACGCGATTTCGCTAAATATACAGGACGACTGGCAAAAGCATCGGCGGCAGGCGATCGCATCATAGATTTACTTGATCAAACTCCTGAAGTATATGATCTTCCTGATGCCATGATAGCTCATCCTTTTGAGGGAATAGTGCAATTTAAGGATGTGGGTTTTGCTTACGATTCGGGACACCCTGCGTTACAAAATATTGATTTTACGGTGAAATCAGGGCAAAAAGTGGCTATTGTCGGGCATTCTGGCAGTGGTAAATCTACCCTAGCTAACCTTATGTTACGGCTTTATGATCCCACCAAAGGGAGTATTATCATTGATAGTCAAGATATTCGTAGTTACACCCTCCAATCCCTTCGGGCGCAAATTAGTGTGGTGTTACAAGATAGCGTTTTATTTGCCTCCAATGTATGGGATAACATCGCCTATGGTTGTCCAGGGAGTACCACAGAAGAAATCATAAAAGCTGCTCAATTAGCCAATGCCCATGATTTTATTCTTAACTTACCCCAAGGCTACGACACCGTACTAGGTGAGCGAGGAGTAACCCTTTCTGGGGGACAAAGACAACGCATTGCGATCGCCAGGGCCGCCATTCGTCAAGCACCGATTTTGATATTAGATGAACCCACCACAGGATTGGATAAAGGA of Cyanobacterium sp. HL-69 contains these proteins:
- a CDS encoding ABC-type efflux system permease / ATPase; the encoded protein is MGRPQKLTEAIPSLWRILQRFSPYIRKQQPLILISMTALFCEIGLRLIEPLPLKFVFDEIFAEQTNGTLNNFPYVETLDTRILIIGSAIALFLITALRGLAAYWNTVGFALVGNRVLTEVRSVLYCHLQTLSLSFHNSSRGGDLTLRVISDVGLLQEITVTALLPLLANCFILIGMVGIMFWLNIQLALLTFAMIPLFWFVTIRLSSRIRKVSKQQRRREGAMASTTAESMNAIKIVQALSLEDQFASVFTGQNKKNLKDGVKAKRLAANLERTVDVLIGLGTSLVLWRGAELVLNNALTPGDLLIFLSYLKNAFKPVRDFAKYTGRLAKASAAGDRIIDLLDQTPEVYDLPDAMIAHPFEGIVQFKDVGFAYDSGHPALQNIDFTVKSGQKVAIVGHSGSGKSTLANLMLRLYDPTKGSIIIDSQDIRSYTLQSLRAQISVVLQDSVLFASNVWDNIAYGCPGSTTEEIIKAAQLANAHDFILNLPQGYDTVLGERGVTLSGGQRQRIAIARAAIRQAPILILDEPTTGLDKGNEQEVLDALHKLAQGCTTFLIVHDLELAVRADLVLYMEKGQLSERGTHDQLMKLNGRYATLYGLQAKESHQLQGGTY